In one Dermacentor variabilis isolate Ectoservices chromosome 4, ASM5094787v1, whole genome shotgun sequence genomic region, the following are encoded:
- the LOC142578504 gene encoding scoloptoxin SSD14-like: MNRRKSFAVERKERMEKERKERRQHHRKADDELADAAKAQHPSLQLKEESPTKGASPPQPPDAEETKQTKMSRKMSRRMSRKMSRIDEYKSYTTTGGGRPVTGGSRRKRQLQLSIVLLGMAVMAAFFVSLVLYVTVFMRRSGAPRQPRYVSPTPTASFAKWVAVSGDTLCKSEARRMFDMNGTVGDAAVATMLCLCVVLPYRCGLGGGFIATYYNRQSQEARAIVAREVAPASAFPDMYREKANQSFHGFTAVAVFGELRGYEALLNLTGTNVPWKKLFAKAIEYADSGFEVSAEFAQVIQEHSQAISDDYTRTLKNMFMNAKTGKFFGKGDIFHNKVLAQTLRNISDNPLKGSSLSTGPLAEAMLGDINKDGKEHITLTDLKNYEPWVARAQSLQLSNEERVLVPLPPSGGVLTAFALSIIDNFRSSTGLLPDDVLSAHRVVEALKFAYGTRPKMGDLRKVPRVSSLISSITSPERATEIAQKISSKPHPNVEDYGLDSVSAEDHGSGQLVIVAPDGDAIAMTSTINTPFGALVASSSTGIILNNQMHDFSTQGTAGVYGFPAGKENDIAPGKSPMSSLTPLIVVDRTGDVLFVGSALGGTKCTSALTQVVVRTLWMQHTVKEAIDAGRLHNHLLPENVVRYEKTADQDVLWWLKKQGHVLAPDQWQGDVIAVQRVQSENVYRGNYDFRHTSSGALDGV, from the coding sequence ATGAACCGACGCAAGTCGTTCGCAGTCGAGCGCAAGGAGCGCATGGAGAAGGAGCGGAAGGAGCGGAGGCAGCACCACCGCAAGGCTGACGACGAGCTTGCCGACGCCGCCAAGGCGCAGCATCCGTCGCTGCAGCTCAAGGAAGAGAGCCCCACGAAGGGCGCCTCCCCGCCGCAGCCGCCAGATGCGGAAGAGACCAAGCAAACGAAGATGTCCCGCAAGATGAGCCGCAGGATGAGCCGCAAGATGAGCCGAATCGACGAATACAAGTCGTACACCACGACCGGTGGCGGCAGGCCGGTGACGGGAGGGAGCCGCCGCAAGAGGCAGCTGCAGCTGTCTATCGTGCTACTCGGCATGGCGGTGATGGCCGCGTTCTTCGTGAGCCTCGTCCTCTACGTCACTGTGTTCATGCGCCGGAGCGGCGCACCGCGGCAGCCCCGGTACGTGTCGCCAACGCCCACCGCCTCGTTCGCCAAGTGGGTAGCCGTCTCCGGCGACACGCTATGCAAGTCGGAGGCCAGGAGGATGTTCGACATGAACGGAACCGTGGGCGACGCGGCCGTAGCCACCATGCTGTGCTTGTGCGTCGTGCTTCCCTACCGGTGCGGCCTGGGTGGCGGTTTCATCGCCACGTACTACAACAGGCAAAGTCAGGAGGCCAGAGCCATCGTGGCCAGGGAGGTGGCTCCGGCCAGCGCATTTCCGGACATGTACCGGGAGAAAGCCAACCAATCTTTCCACGGCTTCACGGCGGTGGCCGTGTTCGGTGAACTGCGCGGCTACGAGGCGCTGCTCAACCTGACCGGCACGAATGTCCCCTGGAAGAAGCTCTTTGCGAAGGCCATTGAGTATGCCGATAGCGGCTTCGAGGTCAGCGCGGAATTTGCCCAGGTCATCCAGGAGCACTCGCAGGCCATCAGCGACGACTATACCAGGACGCTCAAGAATATGTTCATGAACGCAAAGACGGGAAAATTCTTCGGTAAAGGAGACATCTTCCACAACAAGGTGCTGGCCCAGACGCTCAGGAACATCTCTGACAACCCGCTGAAGGGGAGTTCTCTCTCCACAGGCCCGTTGGCTGAAGCCATGTTGGGCGACATCAACAAGGATGGCAAGGAGCACATCACCCTGACCGACTTGAAAAATTACGAACCGTGGGTGGCGAGAGCGCAGAGCCTGCAGCTGTCCAATGAGGAACGCGTACTTGTGCCTCTGCCGCCTTCGGGCGGAGTGTTAACGGCCTTCGCCCTCTCCATCATAGACAACTTTCGCAGTAGTACCGGCCTTCTACCCGACGACGTCTTGTCCGCGCACCGTGTGGTCGAAGCCCTGAAGTTTGCCTACGGGACACGCCCGAAGATGGGCGACTTGCGGAAGGTGCCGAGGGTGTCCTCGCTCATTAGCTCCATCACGAGTCCGGAGAGGGCCACGGAGATCGCGCAGAAGATCAGCAGCAAGCCTCACCCGAATGTGGAGGATTATGGCCTCGACTCCGTGAGCGCGGAAGACCACGGCTCGGGCCAGCTCGTCATCGTAGCGCCCGACGGTGACGCTATTGCAATGACGAGCACCATCAACACCCCTTTCGGAGCACTGGTTGCGTCCAGTTCAACTGGAATCATTCTCAACAACCAGATGCACGACTTCTCGACGCAGGGTACTGCAGGCGTGTACGGCTTCCCGGCGGGAAAGGAGAACGACATCGCACCAGGCAAGAGTCCCATGTCCTCCTTGACGCCCCTTATCGTAGTCGACCGAACTGGCGACGTGCTCTTCGTCGGGTCGGCGCTGGGCGGGACGAAATGCACCTCCGCCTTGACGCAGGTCGTGGTGAGGACCCTATGGATGCAGCACACAGTCAAGGAGGCCATTGACGCCGGTCGCCTGCACAACCACCTCTTGCCAGAGAACGTTGTCAGGTACGAGAAGACCGCGGACCAGGACGTGCTCTGGTGGCTGAAGAAGCAGGGTCACGTGCTGGCCCCCGACCAGTGGCAGGGCGACGTCATCGCCGTGCAGCGCGTCCAGTCGGAAAATGTTTACCGCGGAAACTACGACTTCCGACACACGAGCAGCGGGGCTCTCGACGGAGTTTAA